In one Yarrowia lipolytica chromosome 1A, complete sequence genomic region, the following are encoded:
- a CDS encoding uncharacterized protein (Compare to YALI0A15444g, some similarities with uniprot|Q929M8 Listeria innocua Hypothetical protein lin2246) encodes MTDLDVSVYSSEQLRESRDSENYMAFINTCFGTMHTKYHCFDTPRFSNMDEFYDDFKHPGSVLAVAREPGSCDIVAMGGYRPLDDHETAELKCLCVNQQRAGEGYGGFMNGYVEKLAHDKGFRKMNSVVVRQHGNLVEFYQKLGYKKLEERLLVAGGDDMGFGNVIDISIWFMQKDITA; translated from the coding sequence ATGACGGACCTCGATGTGTCCGTGTACTCCTCGGAACAACTGCgggaatcacgtgattcggAAAACTACATGGCGTTCATCAACACGTGCTTCGGAACAATGCACACGAAATACCATTGCTTCGACACGCCCCGTTTCAGCAACATGGACGAGTTCTACGACGATTTCAAACACCCGGGATCAGTTCTGGCCGTTGCACGAGAGCCTGGATCATGTGATATCGTTGCCATGGGCGGGTATCGACCTCTGGACGACCACGAGACTGCTGAGCTCAAGTGTCTGTGTGTCAATCAGCAGCGAGCGGGTGAGGGCTATGGAGGTTTCATGAACGGGTATGTTGAGAAACTGGCGCATGACAAGGGGTTTCGAAAGATGAACTCCGTTGTGGTCCGCCAGCATGGCAATCTGGTGGAGTTTTATCAAAAGTTGGGGTACAAGAAATTGGAGGAGAGGTTGTTggtggctggaggagatgataTGGGGTTTGGCAATGTCATTGATATTTCCATTTGGTTTATGCAGAAGGATATTACTGCGTGA
- a CDS encoding uncharacterized protein (Compare to YALI0A15433g, gnl|GLV|YALI0A15433g [Yarrowia lipolytica] similar to uniprot|Q91V16 Growth hormone-inducible soluble protein (Mus musculus adult male testis cDNA): MSAKQALKPQVTQLYKELLWMGRDYPQGYKYFRDRCHKVFKAKSGLTDPKEIENAIKLGEYVKKELEALYFLKRYRAMKRAYYD, from the coding sequence ATGTCAGCAAAACAGGCCCTCAAACCCCAGGTCACACAACTGTACAAAGAACTGCTATGGATGGGACGAGATTATCCCCAAGGATACAAATACTTCCGAGACCGATGTCATAAGGTGTTTAAGGCTAAGAGCGGTTTGACGGATcccaaggagattgaaaaCGCCATCAAACTCGGAGAATatgtcaagaaggagctcgaggCACTCTACTTTCTGAAACGATACAGAGCCATGAAACGGGCTTATTATGACTAA
- a CDS encoding uncharacterized protein (Compare to YALI0A15466g, similar to uniprot|Q6CGW7 Yarrowia lipolytica YALI0A15444g), with the protein MANLSITVIPSAQLVASPQLSTYVDFINACFGTGHKRFHCFGAARFVDLDSFRSEFSHPGCVLAVARDPKAGEIVAAGGYKPNDDGSVDLKCLSTAEHLEGTGIGTYMNTYIENLARDQGFTKINAVVVKEHGDLLGFYERRGYKSVRHERLDVGSPEVGGKNIVEIVLVHTQKDL; encoded by the coding sequence ATGGCCAATCTGTCGATAACGGTGATTCCGTCGGCGCAGCTCGTCGCCAGCCCCCAGCTCTCTACCTACGTCGATTTCATCAACGCGTGTTTCGGCACGGGACACAAACGATTCCATTGCTTCGGAGCGGCTCGATTCGTGGATCTAGACAGCTTCCGCAGCGAGTTCAGCCACCCAGGGTGCGTTCTGGCGGTCGCACGTGACCCCAAAGCTGGCGAGATTGTCGCCGCAGGAGGATACAAGCCGAATGACGACGGATCGGTCGACCTCAAGTGTCTCAGCACAGCCGAGCATCTGGAGGGAACAGGCATCGGCACGTATATGAACACGTACATTGAGAATctggcacgtgaccagggATTCACAAAGATCAACGCTGTGGTGGTCAAGGAACATGGAGATTTGTTGGGCTTCTACGAGCGACGAGGATACAAGTCCGTGAGACACGAGCGGTTGGACGTTGGTAGTCCGGAAGTTGGAGGCAAGAACATTGTAGAGATTGTCTTGGTTCATACTCAGAAGGATTTGTAA